A stretch of Brassica napus cultivar Da-Ae chromosome C6, Da-Ae, whole genome shotgun sequence DNA encodes these proteins:
- the LOC125588391 gene encoding uncharacterized protein At2g29880-like gives MALIRIGLMRVGHKKDTYLRDDTFEDFEDLEKVYGQNIAKGNNTVGLGETTDAQQASSLRRSNAIEKLPVRKRARTDIYNVEKISDEINAVTGTTNQIVSMIQQRWQKEAEEKEAEEKVNNIWDIIKEIPDLEENERFDAMNLVHQLGMKAGFMSMTREERFRWIKRSVRKP, from the exons ATGGCGTTAATCAGAATTGGACTGATGCGAGTG GGACACAAGAAAGATACGTATTTACGTGATGATACGTTTGAAGATTTTGAAGACCTAGAGAAGGTCTATGGACAAAACATTGCAAAAGGAAATAATACAGTGGGGTTAGGAGAAACCACAGATGCTC AACAAGCTTCATCTTTGAGACGTTCGAATGCGATTGAAAAGCTCCCAGTAAGAAAGAGAGCTAGAACTGACATATATAATGTGGAGAAAATTTCAGATGAAATAAATGCTGTCACTGGGACTACCAATCAGATTGTCAGTATGATTCAACAAAGATGGCAAAAGGAAGCCGAAGAGAAAGAAGCTGAGGAAAAAGTTAATAACATATGGGACATAATTAAAGAAATTCCTGATTTAGAAGAAAATGAACGTTTTGATGCAATGAATTTAGTTCACCAGCTTGGTATGAAAGCTGGATTCATGAGTATGACTAGGGAGGAACGTTTTAGATGGATCAAACGTTCCGTACGTAAGCCATGA
- the LOC106406367 gene encoding cellulose synthase-like protein E1 yields the protein MAKEADRFSSAHEGDREPLFATRRRTGGLIAFRFFAASVFGCICCIWLYRVVEPLEKDENRTGFFRLIWLVMLILEIWFGLYWLVVQSLRWNPVWRSTFTDRLSRRYGDDLPRLDVFVCTADPVIEPPLMVVNTVLSVMALDYPPEKLAVYLSDDGGSQLTFYALAEAAEFAKTWVPFCKKFDVEPRSPGAYFSSKSNVLDSAAAAEVAELYREMATRIETATKLRRVPEEALFKYGEGFSQWDSDATQRNHATILQILIDGRKDNTIAIPTLVYLSREKRPEHHHHYKAGSMNALLRVSSKITCGRIILNLDCDMYANNSKSALEALCILLDEKEGKEIAFVQFPQFYDNLTRNDLYGSMMRVIADVEFNGLDGNGGPLYIGTGCFHRRDVICGRKYGEEEQSDEIVEAEKTKSLASCIYEKGSEWGKEMGVKYGCPVEDVITGLAIQCRGWKSAYLTPKKEAFLGVAPTNLHQMLVQQKRWSEGDFQILLSEYSPVWYAQGKISFGLILGYCCYCLWAPSSVPVLLYSLLTSLCLFKGIPLFPKVWSSWFIPFGYVTLAVNAYSLAEFLWCGGTLRGWWNEQRMWLYRRTSSFLFGFMDTILKKFGVSESAFVITAKVAEEEAAERYEKEVMEFGVESPMFLLLGTLGMLNLFCFAAAVMRLMMNSREAGGDVQKMGMQFVITGLLVVINWPLYEGMLLRKDKGKMPRTVTVKAFVLALSACTCIALS from the exons atggcAAAAGAAGCTGACCGGTTTAGTTCGGCTCATGAAGGCGACCGTGAACCGCTTTTCGCGACCAGGAGGAGAACCGGAGGACTGATTGCGTTTCGTTTTTTTGCGGCCTCGGTTTTCGGGTGCATCTGTTGTATTTGGCTCTACAGAGTGGTCGAACCGTTAGAGAAAGATGAGAACCGAACCGGTTTCTTTCGGTTAATTTGGTTGGTTATGCTAATTTTGGAGATCTGGTTCGGTTTGTATTGGCTTGTCGTGCAGTCTCTCCGTTGGAATCCGGTTTGGCGATCCACCTTCACCGATAGACTCTCTCGGAGGTACGGTGACGATCTCCCAAGGCTCGACGTTTTCGTTTGCACGGCGGATCCGGTGATAGAGCCGCCGTTGATGGTGGTCAACACAGTGTTATCCGTGATGGCTCTCGATTACCCACCGGAGAAACTAGCGGTGTATCTCTCGGACGACGGTGGTTCTCAGCTCACGTTCTATGCTCTCGCGGAGGCAGCTGAGTTTGCTAAAACTTGGGTTCCATTCTGTAAGAAGTTCGACGTGGAGCCGAGATCCCCTGGCGCTTACTTTTCTTCCAAGTCAAATGTTCTCGACTCCGCTGCGGCGGCGGAGGTGGCTGAACTGTATAGAGAGATGGCGACAAGGATTGAAACGGCGACGAAACTGCGGCGAGTACCGGAGGAGGCGTTGTTCAAGTACGGTGAGGGGTTTTCGCAGTGGGATTCAGACGCCACTCAAAGAAACCACGCAACCATTCTTCAA ATTTTGATAGACGGAAGGAAAGACAACACAATAGCTATACCAACACTGGTGTACCTATCGAGAGAGAAGAGACCTGAGCATCATCATCACTACAAAGCTGGTTCCATGAACGCATTG CTGAGGGTGTCTTCGAAGATCACGTGTGGGAGAATCATACTTAACTTGGACTGTGATATGTACGCAAACAACTCAAAGTCAGCACTCGAAGCGCTCTGCATTCTACTTGACGAGAAAGAGGGAAAAGAGATTGCTTTCGTGCAGTTCCCACAGTTTTATGATAACCTTACGAGGAATGATTTGTACGGAAGCATGATGCGAGTAATAGCTGAT GTGGAGTTTAATGGATTGGACGGAAATGGTGGACCGTTATACATTGGGACAGGCTGCTTTCACAGAAGAGATGTTATCTGTGGAAGAAAGTatggagaggaagaacaatcagATGAAATCGTAGAGGCTGAGAAGACTAAGTCTCTTGCAAGCTGCATATACGAAAAAGGCTCTGAATGGGGAAAGGAG ATGGGTGTGAAGTACGGTTGCCCGGTAGAGGATGTAATTACCGGTTTAGCCATTCAATGCCGCGGATGGAAATCAGCTTACCTGACCCCTAAAAAGGAAGCTTTTCTTGGGGTAGCGCCTACTAATTTGCATCAGATGCTGGTGCAGCAGAAGAGATGGTCAGAGGGAGACTTTCAGATTCTGCTTTCAGAGTATAGTCCGGTTTGGTATGCCCAAGGAAAGATCAGTTTTGGGTTGATCCTTGGTTACTGTTGCTATTGCCTCTGGGCTCCAAGCTCAGTACCTGTGCTTCTTTACTCTCTTTTGacttctctctgtctcttcaAAGGCATTCCTCTGTTTCCAAAGGTCTGGAGCTCGTGGTTTATCCCGTTTGGTTACGTGACTCTTGCAGTCAATGCTTACAGCCTAGCCGAGTTCTTGTGGTGCGGAGGAACTTTACGTGGATGGTGGAACGAGCAAAGGATGTGGCTTTACAGAAGAACAAGCTCCTTCCTTTTCGGATTCATGGACACGATTCTGAAGAAATTTGGGGTTTCAGAGTCTGCGTTTGTGATCACAGCGAAAGTAGCTGAAGAAGAGGCTGCAGAGAGGTACGAGAAAGAGGTAATGGAGTTTGGAGTTGAGTCTCCGATGTTTCTCCTCCTCGGAACACTCGGCATGCTCAATCTCTTCTGCTTTGCCGCAGCGGTTATGAGACTGATGATGAATTCTAGAGAGGCTGGAGGAGATGTGCAGAAAATGGGTATGCAGTTTGTGATTACAGGACTACTTGTGGTAATAAACTGGCCTTTATATGAGGGCATGTTGTTGAGGAAGGACAAAGGGAAGATGCCACGGACCGTGACGGTCAAAGCATTTGTCTTAGCTTTGTCTGCTTGCACTTGTATCGCCTTGTCTTAA
- the LOC106406368 gene encoding uncharacterized protein LOC106406368 isoform X1, which produces MCTHIIQPASSPSSASSRAVTGNPPPRRTRSTGERPSFVPPHFFPTEKWHLSLSLSLFLLRVAVAMGEVAVFVETNLGTRIAMTVPLDITSPDFMRKLEETHASCLSSLGEIRVHALMVPRKSHLYYLAQSVPIKYIFRDNHPKPWFIHAEATLVNRPQDPRISNCFGKSQIGHCSGSNKSPQGGVVGLIHGVNKKTTKREFVGFETIVRSSLSTATAADLNSKCFIPKTPERETGETASKKSETISNKLIVAANNIRMQGMSRMSCSLSSSIFRSKNRRKRCIDAKTLASLAKFMVFEIPDTED; this is translated from the exons ATGTGTACGCACATCATTCAGCCAGCGTCGTCTCCAAGTTCGGCCTCTTCACGTGCTGTAACGGGAAATCCGCCGCCGAGGAGAACCAGAAGCACTGGAGAGCGGCCATCGTTTGTGCCGCCGCATTTTTTTCCAACGGAGAAATGGCA cctctctctctctctctctctctttctcctccgGGTCGCAGTCGCAATGGGAGAAGTTGCTGTCTTTGTTGAGACTAACTTGGGAACCCGAATCGCCATGACGGTGCCTCTCGATATCACATCACCCGATTTCATGA GAAAACTTGAGGAAACACATGCAAGTTGCCTTTCCAGCTTAGGGGAGATACGAGTTCATGCTCTCATG GTTCCAAGAAAGTCTCACTTGTATTACCTTGCTCAATCTGTGCCTATAAAGTACATCTTCCGGGATAACCATCCTAAGCCCTGGTTTATCCACGCAGAAGCTACACTTGTTAACAGACCACAAGACCCACGCATATCCAACTGCTTTGGTAAATCTCAAATTGGACATTGCTCCGGTTCTAATAAATCCCCTCAAGGAGGAGTAGTTGGGCTGATCCATGGTGTAAACAAGAAGACAACGAAGAGAGAGTTTGTTGGTTTTGAAACCATAGTAAGATCTTCATTGTCAACCGCAACAGCTGCTGACTTGAACTCGAAATGTTTCATACCAAAAACGCCGGAGAGGGAAACTGGAGAGACTGCGAGTAAAAAAAGTGAAACAATAAGCAATAAGCTAATTGTGGCTGCAAACAACATCAGAATGCAAGGAATGTCTAGAATGTCTTGTTCACTATCATCATCTATTTTCAGAAGCAAGAATCGGAGAAAGAGATGCATAGATGCTAAGACACTCGCTTCTCTTGCAAAGTTTATGGTCTTTGAGATACCTGATACCGAGGATTGA
- the LOC106406368 gene encoding uncharacterized protein LOC106406368 isoform X2 — translation MGEVAVFVETNLGTRIAMTVPLDITSPDFMRKLEETHASCLSSLGEIRVHALMVPRKSHLYYLAQSVPIKYIFRDNHPKPWFIHAEATLVNRPQDPRISNCFGKSQIGHCSGSNKSPQGGVVGLIHGVNKKTTKREFVGFETIVRSSLSTATAADLNSKCFIPKTPERETGETASKKSETISNKLIVAANNIRMQGMSRMSCSLSSSIFRSKNRRKRCIDAKTLASLAKFMVFEIPDTED, via the exons ATGGGAGAAGTTGCTGTCTTTGTTGAGACTAACTTGGGAACCCGAATCGCCATGACGGTGCCTCTCGATATCACATCACCCGATTTCATGA GAAAACTTGAGGAAACACATGCAAGTTGCCTTTCCAGCTTAGGGGAGATACGAGTTCATGCTCTCATG GTTCCAAGAAAGTCTCACTTGTATTACCTTGCTCAATCTGTGCCTATAAAGTACATCTTCCGGGATAACCATCCTAAGCCCTGGTTTATCCACGCAGAAGCTACACTTGTTAACAGACCACAAGACCCACGCATATCCAACTGCTTTGGTAAATCTCAAATTGGACATTGCTCCGGTTCTAATAAATCCCCTCAAGGAGGAGTAGTTGGGCTGATCCATGGTGTAAACAAGAAGACAACGAAGAGAGAGTTTGTTGGTTTTGAAACCATAGTAAGATCTTCATTGTCAACCGCAACAGCTGCTGACTTGAACTCGAAATGTTTCATACCAAAAACGCCGGAGAGGGAAACTGGAGAGACTGCGAGTAAAAAAAGTGAAACAATAAGCAATAAGCTAATTGTGGCTGCAAACAACATCAGAATGCAAGGAATGTCTAGAATGTCTTGTTCACTATCATCATCTATTTTCAGAAGCAAGAATCGGAGAAAGAGATGCATAGATGCTAAGACACTCGCTTCTCTTGCAAAGTTTATGGTCTTTGAGATACCTGATACCGAGGATTGA